TTATCGGTCTGGATTCAGTAGAAGAAGCCGAGACCTATACCACGTTGGTAGAGCTCTTCGCCCGCCGTGTCGGCGGCCTGGCCCATGCCCTGCAAAAGGAAACCCGGACCGAGAAGGTCGCCGGTGAAACGCTGGAGCAGCTTTCCCAGCGCATCGAGCTGCGAAAGCGGGTTCATGAGATCAGCAATCCGCTGACGATCGTGCGTCAGTACATCCGTCAGCTACAAAACAAACTCCAGGACATCGAAGGCTCCGGCAAAGTCGAGCCTGATCTGGAAATCGTCCGCGAGGAACTCGACCGGGCCGCCGGGATGCTGGAACGTATCAGCGAAGCCGGCGAATCCGGTGCATCGAACGAACAGGACGAAGACGGGGTCGTGCTAAACAGCGAATTGACCATTTTGTGCGATCTGTTCGAGGAAGCACTGTTCGCGCCCAGCGACATCCAGTGCGAGCTGACCATGACCACCGCCAGCACCCGCGCCCGTGCGACTCGCGGCCCCGTGCGCCAAATGGTAATGAATCTGGCTCGCAATGCCGTGGAATCCATGCCGAATGGCGGTAGGATCCAATTTCGCACCGCAGCCCCGATCTGGCAGGATGGCCGTCGCTGGATCGAGCTGACTATTGATGATTCGGGGCAGGGAATTCCCGAATCCATCCGGGACTCACTATTCAAACCGGTCCGCTCCACCAAGGGGCCGGGCCATAGCGGTCTGGGACTGAGTATCGTAAAACAGCTTGTCGATGACATGGAGGGCATCATCAGCTGCCGGACGGGAGAGGATGGCACCAGCTTCCGCATCCTGCTACCGGCGGTAAAAGAAACAGAATAACCGGACTTGACCGGGCTGAGACGAAATGACAACCCGTGTAGAATCGGGGAACCCAACAGGACGGGCGCAGGCCATGACATCGGACCGACTGCAAGAGATCAGTACTTCCGAGGCAAGAATACTCGTCGTTGACGATGAACCGAGGCTACTCCAGAGTCTGGTGGACTTGCTGGAAGAAAAGGGTGTTGTCGCCGTGCCTGCGTTGGGTGGCCGGGCCGCCTGTGAGCTACTGACCCGCGAACACTTCAACCTGGTGATGTTGGACCTGCGAATGCCCGAAGTGGATGGTCACCAGGTCATGCAGTTCATTCAGGAGCGCAAGATAGAAACACCGGTGATCGTGGTCAGCGGCGAATCCTCCTTCAACGCCGTCAGCCGCGCTCTGCGCCGGGGCGCCGAAGACTACATCAAGAAGCCTTTCGATCCGGACGAGCTGCTGGCCACAGTCAGCAACGTGCTGCAGAAGCAGGCGCTGGCGTGGGCCCATCGCAACGTCCAGCTACGCCTGCAGAAATCCGAGGAGTTGCACCGCTATATCGTCAACACCTCGCCGGATATCGTCTTCATGCTAGACCGCGAGGGGCGGGTCTGTTTCGTCAACCACAAGATCGAGGCACTGTTGGGCTACCGCCCCAATGAGCTGATCGGCCGCCATTTCCGCCACCTGATCGACGAACAGGATGTCGCGCGCGGCACCTATGCCCTGCAGGACCCGGCCATCAGCGCCGAGAACCCGCGCACTTTCGAGATTCGCCTGAAAACCCGCGGTAGCCGCAAGGCCAATCGCCATTTCGAGATTACAGCCTTCCCCATCGGCGACGACAGCGGGCAATTCCTGCCTCACGTCACGCCGGGCGGAGCCAACGGCAACGCCCGCATATACGGTTCCGCCCGCGATATCACCGAACGTAAGGAAGCGGAAGCATTTATCAACTTCCAGGCCTACCATGACCTGTTGACCCGCTTGCCCAATCGCGCACTATTCAAGGACCGCCTCATGCTGGCCATCACCCAGGCCCAGCGTAGCCAACAGAAGCTGGCAGTCATGTTCCTGGACCTCGATCGTTTCAAGGTGGTCAACGATACCCTGGGGCACGCCATGGGCGATCGGTTGCTGCAGGCCGTGACCCAGCGCCTGGAAAGCTGCCTGCGCAAGGGGGACACCCTGTCCCGGTTCGGCGGTGATGAGTTTACGCTGCTGCTGCCCGCCATCAGCAGCCATGACGACGCCCGCAAGATCGCGCGCAAGCTGATCAGCGTGTTACGCGAACCGTTCCAGCTGGGTGAGCACGAAGTGTTCGTCGGGGTCAGCGTCGGTATCGCCATTTTCCCGGACGCCGGTGATTCAATGGATCAACTGATCCAGTGCGCAGACATCGCCATGTACCACGTCAAGGCCGGCGGCAAGGATGGCTATCGCTTCTACAGCGAATCCATGAGCATCGATACGGCCAATCGCCTTAGCCTGGAGCGGGACCTGCGCCAGGCATTGGTAAACAACGAACTGTGCGTGCACTACCAGCCACAGGTGGCTTCGAATACGGGGGAAGTGGTCGGGCTCGAAGCGCTCGTCCGTTGGCAGCACCCCGAACGTGGCCTGCTCTATCCACGGGATTTCCTGCCCCTGGCCGAGGAAACCAAGCTGATCGCCGAACTCAGCGAGTGCGTGCTGGAAAAAGCCTGCCAGCAGATGAAACGCTGGATCGACGCCGGTCACAAATCGATGCGCCTGGCGGTTAACCTGTCACCGCTACAGGTCGATCACCCTCGCTTCGTGGCAAACCTGATCGCCCAACTGAAAACCATGGGCTTCCCACCGGAGAACCTGGAGATCGAGATCACTGAAAACGTGATCATGAACGATCTGGAACAGATCAGCCGCAAACTGCGGGAACTCGCGGCCCATGGCGTGCGCATCGCCATCGACGACTTCGGTACCGGCTATTCCTCCCTCAATTACCTGCATCGCCTGCCTATCCACACCCTCAAGGTGGACCAGTCCTTTGTCAGGGGCATTCGCAGCGGCGAAGACGGCGCCTGCATTGTCAATGCGATCGTCGCCATGGCCCACGGCCTGCGACTCGATATCGTCGCCGAAGGTGTTGAGACCGATACCCAACTGACGTACCTGCGCAATCTGGGCTGCCACCAGGTCCAGGGTTTCTTCTATGGTCCGGCCCGACCAGCTAACGAAATAGACGCCCTACTCGGCGTCAAGGCGCGTGCGCGGGCCGCCGTCTAGGAAGCTTTGACGGGTTCACTGGCGAGTTACTCAAGACCAACTTTGTAGAATCGCCAATAGATTTAATCAGCGATGCCATCCCCCAGATAATTTTCGATAATGCGGTCGAACGCTCCAGACGAGCGTAGCTCACGGATCCGACGGGCAACGAATTCCCGGAATTCCGGCGGCCAGTCGATGTCGACACTGAGATAGATCGGAAAGTCGGGGATGATGGCGCTAAAATCAATCCAGCGCATACACTCGTCGAACGCATGCTCCATTCGGCGAACGTGGAACCTCAACCGGGATTCCATTTCTACGAAACCGTCGGCCCGACCCAGCCCTACCAGCTGAATCCCCGCTTCATAGCGATCGATGGGTATTTCCTTGATGAACCCCTCAGCAACCGCCTCGTCCAAGGGCTGGTAGTCGAAATAACGGAGCGTCACAAGGCTCAGGTCGCGCAGCTGATCCAACGTCGTAATGCGGTCCGGAAGCTCTTCGCGGCAACTCAACATGACGTGATGTGTCGTAAAGAGCGGCTCGTCCACCAGGAGGCCATGGTTGCCGAAGGTTTGCCAATGTACGGCTTCGTAGGCTACCCAATACTCAATCTGGTCTTCTGCCACGACCTGGCGCAGACGGTTGATCGGATAGACCTGATGGTCGACCTCGTACCGGGAACCAGCGAAGATGGCATCCACCATATCGGAAACGATACCGCCCCGACTCTCGCCATTTTCCACAACCTGAAACGGACGAGCTTTGTCTTCGACAATGAGATAGGCGACTTCCCGGGCGGCCTGCGCTGGCACGAGATCGAGGGCCAGCGTAATACCGATCCCCAAGCTCAACAGCCACCGCCGAATTCCAGGACGTATCATTTCGAAACCTCTGACTTTAGTGCCCAGGCAATACTTCAAAGCGCGGTTACCCCGGCTGATTACCCTGCAATTTCAGTCCACGTAATTCTGAATAATTGTTCAGGAAATCATCTTTCATTGATACATCATTAGCATACCGATGCTACAAGGGCACGTCGGGCGGAACCTATTGCCCGATTAATGGATGGCTATGAAGGCCCAACAAGATTGGATTGTCTTACACTCCAAACCTCAACTTTGACTAAGTTTGCAAAGCGTAGTCTTATGTAAACTTACGTATCGAAAAATGCGTGGTGCTGCACAAAATCCCGGCAACGAGTTCTCTAAGCTCTTTCAGGAACAAGAACAAAACCCGCTGCCGGATAACCGGTACAAGAAGAGCCGCGAGAGCGGACCTGTATCGCGGGACAACCCTGACTCGGACAGGCAGTAAGAGACCATGCGTGACAAATACAAGTACATCGGCCCCGTCTACGACTTCCTGAGCAACCTCTATAGCGGCAAGAACATCCATCGTTGCAAAACGGCGATGCTTGATGTGGAAACTGTCAAACCCGGCACCAAGGTGCTGTTCGCTGGCGTGGGACATGGCCGGGATGCCATTCGCGCTGCGGAACTCGGCGCAGACGTAACGGTGGTCGATCTTTCCGAAACCATGCTACGCAAGTTTGCCGATGCCTTGGCGACCGAAGCCCCCGACCTGAATATCCGGCGTATCCACAGCGACATCATGAAAATCGACCAGACCGGCCAGTACGACATGGTCGTGGCCAACTTCTTCCTCAACGTTTTTGATGAAGACATGATGGTGCGCGTCCTCGAACACCTCATAGGCTTGGCTAAACCGGACGGTAGTGTCGTCGTCGGCGACTTCTGCTATCCCACCGGTAACGTCTTCGCCCGGGTATTCAAGAAACTATATTGGTATACGGCGGTGTTCATCTTCTGGCTTTTCGCCAACAACGCTTTCCACAAGATCTACAACTACCCCGAACACATGCAGCGGCTGGGACTGGAAATCGCCCAGAAGAAGCATTTCAAGCTGCTGAACATGAACTGCTACTGGTCGATCCTGGGCCGGAAGCAGATCGGATAAAGCGGAGATTGCAGTTAACCGCCACTGACTGCCGGCCGATGCCTGACCCTCCGGGAGGCAAGCCAGCCAGACGGGCTCCACAACACGGAACAAGCCAATAAGAACAAGGATTCCGGGAGATATTAGCGATGACAGAGCAAATCCTTGCCCTTGACAGTTTCAGCGGACTGGAAGAAGGCCGCCTGACCTTTTCCCAGCGCGTCGACTACCTGAAGAAGTTCGGTGTCCACACCCAGTCGTTCTCCACCCTACAACCGGAAATGGA
The window above is part of the Marinobacter nanhaiticus D15-8W genome. Proteins encoded here:
- a CDS encoding putative bifunctional diguanylate cyclase/phosphodiesterase, with protein sequence MTSDRLQEISTSEARILVVDDEPRLLQSLVDLLEEKGVVAVPALGGRAACELLTREHFNLVMLDLRMPEVDGHQVMQFIQERKIETPVIVVSGESSFNAVSRALRRGAEDYIKKPFDPDELLATVSNVLQKQALAWAHRNVQLRLQKSEELHRYIVNTSPDIVFMLDREGRVCFVNHKIEALLGYRPNELIGRHFRHLIDEQDVARGTYALQDPAISAENPRTFEIRLKTRGSRKANRHFEITAFPIGDDSGQFLPHVTPGGANGNARIYGSARDITERKEAEAFINFQAYHDLLTRLPNRALFKDRLMLAITQAQRSQQKLAVMFLDLDRFKVVNDTLGHAMGDRLLQAVTQRLESCLRKGDTLSRFGGDEFTLLLPAISSHDDARKIARKLISVLREPFQLGEHEVFVGVSVGIAIFPDAGDSMDQLIQCADIAMYHVKAGGKDGYRFYSESMSIDTANRLSLERDLRQALVNNELCVHYQPQVASNTGEVVGLEALVRWQHPERGLLYPRDFLPLAEETKLIAELSECVLEKACQQMKRWIDAGHKSMRLAVNLSPLQVDHPRFVANLIAQLKTMGFPPENLEIEITENVIMNDLEQISRKLRELAAHGVRIAIDDFGTGYSSLNYLHRLPIHTLKVDQSFVRGIRSGEDGACIVNAIVAMAHGLRLDIVAEGVETDTQLTYLRNLGCHQVQGFFYGPARPANEIDALLGVKARARAAV
- a CDS encoding ABC transporter substrate-binding protein is translated as MSLGIGITLALDLVPAQAAREVAYLIVEDKARPFQVVENGESRGGIVSDMVDAIFAGSRYEVDHQVYPINRLRQVVAEDQIEYWVAYEAVHWQTFGNHGLLVDEPLFTTHHVMLSCREELPDRITTLDQLRDLSLVTLRYFDYQPLDEAVAEGFIKEIPIDRYEAGIQLVGLGRADGFVEMESRLRFHVRRMEHAFDECMRWIDFSAIIPDFPIYLSVDIDWPPEFREFVARRIRELRSSGAFDRIIENYLGDGIAD
- a CDS encoding class I SAM-dependent methyltransferase produces the protein MRDKYKYIGPVYDFLSNLYSGKNIHRCKTAMLDVETVKPGTKVLFAGVGHGRDAIRAAELGADVTVVDLSETMLRKFADALATEAPDLNIRRIHSDIMKIDQTGQYDMVVANFFLNVFDEDMMVRVLEHLIGLAKPDGSVVVGDFCYPTGNVFARVFKKLYWYTAVFIFWLFANNAFHKIYNYPEHMQRLGLEIAQKKHFKLLNMNCYWSILGRKQIG